The following is a genomic window from Lysinibacillus sp. G4S2.
TGTGAAATCGCGCTTGAACCGTAATCCGTTTGCATTTTTATATCCGCTAACCGCTCAATCACTGTTGTCGGACCGATTAACCAGCCAATTCTAAGTCCTGGGCTTAATGTTTTCGATACACTCCCAATATATAGCACTTGCCCGCTGTCATCCATTGATTTTATGGGAGGCGTTGTCGCTTCAAAGAGCAATTCATGATAGACGTCATCCTCAATTATAGGGATGCGAGATTGTTTACACGCTTCATAAAGTTGCTTTTTTTCAAGCTCCGTCCACACCCCTCCAGTCGGATTGTTTAACGTAGGAACTGCATAAAACACAGCCTGTCTTTTTCTTTTCCTTTGGGCTAATGTTTGCGCGAGTTGTTCATCACGATCGATAGAAAGCATTTGCATCCCAACTGACTGGAAAGGGTGAACTGAATTTAAATAAGACGTCTGTTCCTGGAATACGATAGAACCCTGCTCAAGTAGTCCAACAGCAATGAGCTGCAACGCCTGAAGTGCACCAGATACAATACAAACATTTTGGGGCTTTGCATGGATCCCTCTTTTTTTCACATATTCGCAAATTGCTTCTCGCAGTCTATCACTACCCTGTGGCGATGAATAGCCTAAAGCTTTCGGCTGCAAAGTAAGCTCTTTCAATGATGCTTCAATTTCAGCAGTCGGCAATAAACTCGGTGCTAGCTCCCCAGTTCCTAACCGTATGACATCATCACGCTGCTCGTATTCATTGATTAATTGAATGGTATGATAATTCGGCTTATGAAAGCTCGTGTCAATATAGCTTTGCCAATTTGGCTGTGTTTGTGTAATTAATGAATGCCAGGAATTATGAGCTACATAAATGCCTGAACCTACCTTCGATTCTAATATTCCAGCTGCTTTTAACTCCTCTAAAGCCTGCTGAACAGTACTACGGTTTACCCCGAATTGCATAGCAAGCTGTCTTTGTGTGGGCAGCTTTGTGCCTGCCACCCAATCTCCTCGTTCTATATGCTCCGTAATCCATGCCACAATTTGTTGCTGTAATGACATTTCGCTCTGTCTAATTGGCTGCCAGTTCATTCATATCTCCTCTCCCCCCGAAAATTGGGTGGGTAAAAAACCATCCAATTGGTCGTTTTCTTTTATTTATAACATAACTAGAATATTAAATGAAAGGAGGGATATTCATGGAAGCATTTCTTCATGGAATGATTTTAGCATTTGGACTTATTTTGCCCTTAGGCGTACAAAATGTTTTTGTATTTTCTCAAGGCGCAACTCAACCAAATCTAGTTCGAGCATTACCAGCCAGCATTACTGCTGCAATTTGTGATACGCTACTCATCGTACTTGCGGTTTTTGGTTTATCTCTAATCGTGCTGCAATTTGAATGGCTACGCATCACTCTAATGACTGTCGGTATACTTTTCTTACTTTATATGGGCTACACAATTTGGCGCTCCAATCCGGCAACTGCCGATAAAAATGAAGCACTCCCTGTTAAAAAACAAATTTTATTCGCACTCTCTGTCTCTCTCTTAAATCCACATGCCATTTTAGATACAATTGGCGTTATTGGGACGAGCGCTTTAAAATATAGTGGCACGGAGCAAATGTTGTTCACCGCAGCATGTGTTTTGATTTCTTGGTTATGGTTTTTCGGTCTTATTATCGCTGGTGCATCCCTGAAAAAACTCGATAGCTCTGGAAAACTTATGAATATATTTAATAAATGCTCAGCCGTTTTTATATGGGCAACCGCTATTTATCTTTTGACTGGCATTATGTAAAATTTGTTTACATAAAAACGCTCAGGTACCCAAATCTTCGGAGTACCTGAGCGTTTTGCGAGTTGTTGGTTTGGAATAAAGTTTGATCTAAAATATCCTAAAAATCCATATTTCAAGTTAAATGGTAAGAACTCATTTTGAAAAATGATTGATCAAAACGGGTTATTTCTTTGTGAAATACTATGCAATTTTTATAATAAAGTTTGATCATTTTCTACCTAGTAATTCTAAAACAATCGCGCCCTTTAATTGAATAAGGATTTTTTGTTTATTTGTATATTGCTAGGAAATTATCATTTCAAGACTACGTACTGATTTATGCTAAAAACCAGAATTCGATCCTATAACGACAGTAGCGTCTAGTTCCTCGTCTCTAACCACCTTCGTGGTAAGCCCAGCACCAACAAAGATTTCAAGGGTCTGAGTTGCCTGCATTTCGCTCGTCTCTATTAAAAGATGTCCTCCCGGTGCTAGCCAGAGAAAAGCTTCTTTTGCTACTCTTCGCTGAATGTCAAGTCCATCCTCTCCTCCGTCAAGCGCCATCTTCGGTTCATGTAATCGAGCCTCCTGTGGGAGCAGCTTTATTGCCTCGGTAGGAACATAAGGTACGTTCGCAACTAGGGTGTTCACATGGCCTTTAAGTGCGTGAGGCAGAGCTTTATACAAATCACCTTCAAAAACATGGCCACCGAAATCGGTTACGTTGCGGCTTGCACATCGTACTGCGACAGGGTCAATGTCAACAGAATACAATTCAACTCGTCCTAAAGCTGCCGCCAGTGCTACACCCACAGCACCTGACCCGCAACATAGATCAACGACGATATCACCAAAACATGACAGAGTTTCCGCCTGGTGAACAAGAAACTCGGTACGTTGACGAGGCACGAAAACGCCTCGGTCCACTTCTATCCGCAACCCACAGAATTCTGCGTATCCAACAACATATTCAAGTGGTAAACCATCGGCTCGCATTTCCACCATTTTCTTGAGGTCCTCTGGAGTTCGTGCCTCTGAAATAAGTAACCGGGCCTCATCTTCTGCGAAAACACAACCCGCACTCTGAAGCCTGTTAATTATACATTTTTCCGTTTTATTGTCCAAAAAGAAATTAACTTCTTTTCCTATTTATCTCACCACTTTCGCTTATTTATAACTCTATATTCGTTAAAAATTGGAGATATCCTTTTTCAACAAAAAGTCCAATTCAAAAAGATTCGCACTTATTCCATTAAATTTTAATGAAATAACCCGAATTTATCCTTTGATGGTAAAGTTATATCCTTTTAATGGCTGTAGAGTAGAATAGTGAATAATAATTCCAGTTATTAAAGAAATTAATCCCCAAATTAATGCAAGGAAGTGTACCTGAGAGCTTGGTAGAGTATAAATAAAAAGGCAACCAAGTGAAACTCCCAACATAACAAGTATGAAATACAAATAATCTAAATGAACCCAGCAAAGAATGAGAAGATGAGCGACATTTATAATACATATTACGGGAAGTAACATATCCACGTTTAGTTGTTTAATGAGCAACAATACTGGAAGGCAAACAACTATGACACCGGAAGAAAATCCAACTAATGATGAGTACTGATTCGGTTTTGTAGACATTTTCATCACTTTAAATAATGCTGCTCCAATTACAGGAGTGAGTAATCCACCCCAGATATAGAACTCTACTACTGCCTCTTTAGGTAATACATAAGTTAATAGAAATGCTAATAACCAAAAAATAGCACCCGCAATTAACATAAATCCTCCGCCTCGAAATCCTTTGATAAAATCATAGCGATCTTGATTAATCTCAATATTTTTAGGTACAAAAGGTATCCTCACAGTTTCCCTCCTCAATTAGACTTCCACATCATTAAATGGCCCGTTTGTTGAATTGTCATAATCCATGTTGTCAACCTTTTTACAAATTATTGGACTTTATTACAAATGATCAATCTTTATTTTAAATCTACACGAGTTATACCTGATTACTTTTCCTGCCTACATGAGCAGTTCCGGGGCTGACCTGATCACTTCTTCTGCTGACCTGAGCAGTTCCCGGGATTACCCGATCTACTTCTTCTGCCTACCCGAGCAGTTTCCGGGCTGACCTGATCACTTTCTCTGTCTACCTGAGCAGTTCCCGGGATTACCCGATCTACTTCTTCTGCCTACCCGAGCAGTTTCCGGGCTGACCTGATCACTTTCTCTGTCTACCTGAGCAGTTTCCGAGCTGACCCGATCACTTCTTCCCCCAACCCGATCAGTTCCCGGGATTACCTGATCACTTCTTCTGCAGACCCGATCAGTTCCCGGGTATAGTTTTTACAGCTTAAAATAAACGGTCATCTTTTCATTAAACACTTCTGTCTCAATATATCGTTCACCATGATCGTCATTCACATAGTGAATATCATGTAACAGTACATTTGCCTTTAATAGTGCTTCGTGCTGCTGGATGATAGTTGTTGCTTTGGCACTTCCGGCAATCGAAATCGATATATATTGCTCAACTGGAAGTTTCATTTTTTTGCGTGTATCTTGAATTGTGCGAATTAGTTCTCTAATTTGCCCTTCTTCAAGTAAGCTAGTTGTCAGCTGTACATTCAAAAGGACTCGACATGAAGCATCTTCTGCTAAGATGTAATGGTCCTTTACGATGGATTCAGTCAACACGTGCGCTTTTAACAATGTTACCTGTTCCCCATCAATCGTTAACTCTATAGCCCCTGTTCGTTGTAATTCATTTTTCTCCTCATCATTTAAATTCACTACATAATCTTTAACGCTGTTCACTTTTGGTCCAAATGCTGCACCTGCCGTTTTAAAATTAAGCTTATACTGAACAGTTTCATATGCTGAAAAATCATTTGTCCAAACACATTCTTTTATATTTAATTCATCTTTTACGAGCTCGCTATATGGTTGATAATCTGTTAACTCGCCGTCAACAGAGACAATGATTTCACTTAACGGCTGCTTTACCTTGATCCCTTGACTATTCCGTATACTGCGTCCTAGCTCTACAATTGTTAAAATATCGGCCATTTCTTTTTCAAGCTTAGTATTAACGAGCGCTTCATTGTATGTTGGGTAGTTTTGTAAATGCACACTTTTTCCGCATAATTGTCGATATAAATCTTCTGCGATAAATGGCGTGAAAGGTGCTAGTAATTGACAAATTGTCATCAGAAGCTCATACAGTGTACTAAAGGCACCTCGTTTATCCTCTGACAGCCCATTTGCCCAAAATCTTGCTCGTGAGCGACGGATATACCAGTTACTTAGCTCTTCTACAAGCTTGCCGATTTCACGTGTTGCCTGCGTAAATTGATAATCATTCATAGATTTTGTCACAAGCTGGATTGTATGATGTAATCGAGACAAAATCCAATGATCTAGTTTTGTACGTGTACCAGTCTTATCAGCATCGTACTGGAAGCCATCGATTTCTGCATAAAGCTGATAAAATTTGAACGTATTATCTAGTGTATCGACTAGCTTCGATTTCGCATCCATTACATTCTTCTTTGAAAAGCGTTTAGGATTCCAAGGAGAACTGTCGACTAAAAATGCCCACCTTAAAGCATCCGCTCCGTACTGTTCTATCAGTTCAACTGGCTCTAATGCATTTCCTTTACTCTTCGACATCTTCTGTCCGTGCTCATCTAAAACATGCCCTAAAGAAAGTACATTTTTATAAGGTGCTTTACCTGTAAATAAAGTCGAAACAGCTAAAAGACTATAGAAAAATCCACGCGTCTGGTCGATACCTTCAATGACAACATCGGCCGGGAATTGATTGTTAAATGTATCAAGATTTCCAAAAGGATAATGATGCTGAGCGAACGGCATTGAACCACTGTCAAACCATACATCAATGACTTCAGGTGTACGTTCCATATCACCCTTACAATTTGGACAAGTACAAACAACCTCATCGATATACGGCTTATGAAGCTCTATGTCTTGTAAAGTGCTCTTCGATAACACTTTTAAGGCAGCAATACTATTTGGCGCCTCTTCATGACCACAATCCTTACAAACCCATACATTGAGTGGCGTTCCCCAATAGCGATTTCGGCTAATATTCCAGTCCACTAAGTTTTCCAAAAAGTTTCCAAATCTACCGTGTTTAATATGATCGGGATACCATGTGACTTGTTCATTATTTTGTAAAAGCTTATCTTTCAATGTAGACATATTGATAAACCAGCTGTCAGTCGCGTAGTAAAGCAAAGGTAAATCACAGCGCCAGCAATGAGGATAGCTATGCTCATATTTTTCCTTATCAAACAATAGCTCATCTTTAGCGAGTATTTTTATAATGTCGACATCACAATCTTTCACAAATTTACCGACAAGCTCTGGGACATCTTCTGTATAACAGCCTTTCAAATCAACAACATTGACAAACGATAGTCCATTTTGCTGAACTGTTTTATAATCGTCCTCCCCATAGGCAGGCGCGATATGGACGATTCCAGTTCCACTATGCTCTGTGACGTAATCGGCCAGCACAACGACATGACCTTTACTAACGGTTACGTATGAAAAAGGTGGAATGTACGATACACCTTCAAATTCATGCCCCTCATGTTCACTTAACACTTCAACAGAATCAGCAAACACTTTATTCACTAGTGATTTTGCTAAGATATAGACTTTATTGTGCTGCTTCACTCGAACATACATAAGTTTAGGATTCATCGCCAGTGCAACATTAGCAGGTAATGTCCATGGTGTCGTTGTCCAACCAAGAAAATATTCATCTTTATCCTTCAGTTTAAACATTGCCGTGACAGATAAATCTTTGACATCCTTATAGCCTTGCGCAACCTCATGAGAGCTTAATGGTGTTTGACAGCTAGGGCAATACGGCGAAACGCGGTGCCCCTTATATAAAAGCTTTTCCTTGTGCACATGACTTAAAATATTCCAAACGGACTCAATATAATCATTGCTTAGCGTTAAATAGGGGTCATCCATGTCAATCCAATAGCCAAGCTGCTCTGTAAAGGAGCGCCACTTCTTCTCATAGGTAAAGACACTTCCCTTACACTCTTGAATAAATTGTTCGACACCATATTTCTCAATTTCTTGTTTTCCTGAGATGCCCAGCTTTTTTTCCACGCCTAACTCTACAGGCAAACCATGTGTATCCCAGCCAGCTTTACGCTCAACTAAATAACCTTGCATCGTTTTATAACGAGCCACGACATCTTTAATCGTTCTGCCAAATGCGTGACCTACGTGTGGTAATCCATTCGCTGTGGGCGGTCCTTCGTAAAATACAAAAGGCTTATTGCTAGAACGATTCACAACAGACGCTTGAAACGTTCCTTCTTGTTTCCACAATTGACGAATTCTTATTTCTCTTTCTACTGTTGTTTCTTTTTTCTCTTCGACTTGCATGTAAATTCCTCCTATACTGTTGTATAAAAGGCATACAAAAACCCCGTCCCAAGTAAGGGACGGGGTTAACCGCGAATACCACCCTAATTCTATTGAAACAGCGTTCAATAGCACTCAGCAACGTACAATCATACGTGTTCTTTTTAACGGTAGACACCCGAATCAGCTTACTATGTTCAGCCAATCTTCTCAGAGAGGATCTTCATGTAACACTTGCACACCGACTTCCACCAATATGTCGGCTCTCTGTAGAACAAAATGAAACACTACTCTTTCTCATCAACGAATTTGTATGCTTTTATTGTCACTCATCGTAACAAACTAATTTCCGTCTGTCAATAATTACAAATTACTAATATCGTATTTGATTTCCGTTCCTGCTGAGCGCTTTCCCGAAGACGTTCAGTCGAAGCGGAAATCAACTTTTACTTTAATAAAATATTACCCTCAACTTTTGGTGATGAACCAATTTCCCTATAATTCATCGAGACATGCTTCGATACTTTTATGAAGAGCTGCGAACTTAGACTTTCCATTTGTTTTAATATAAAAGCTTTTTAAAAAGCTTTTACAGTTAAAAAGTAAAATTCTGTGATGATGTACATCGAGCTGTTCTTTTTTTACTTTTAAAGTAGCAGGTAATTGTTGCAGCAACTTAATGATCTCATGCTCCTCTAAACCTTGCTCAAGCATAGTGAAAATAGGAACTAAAATCCGTTCATCTTCATTGTGAATGAAAGCATAATTTTCTTGCAAAATGGCGTTCCATAATGCGCTTACAATTTCGATATAAGAATCTTTGTTTAATTTTGAATTTTTTACCAATTTATCGATTGCATCAGCCATATGTGCAACACTATGAGCCCAGCCTTTACCTGGCACGTAACCTCTTACATCTGTTTCAGCTGATAAATAAGCTAGTAATTGATCTTTACAATCATTAATTTTACGCTCAGATAAAAAATCGTCTTCATGATCCCTATGTAAAATAAGTGCGATAAGAAGCGACGTAAATGTTCGAGTAAAAACTAAATCTGATTCGCTTTCAGTAATACCCTTAAAAAGCAAATTATTCAGACTATAATCTAAAAGCTCCGCTAAAAGTGAATGCTCAAGTAAGTTTTTTTCTAAAATTAATTCATAAAACGTACTATAAATTAAGTCATCTCTCAGTTCACTATCTAATGAACCGATATGTAGTAACATTGAAAGAATTAGCTGCCTTTGATTCTCCTGTTCCCAGATAGTTTCTACACTTTCTAATGCTAGAAGTATTTCTCTTAAGTTATCTTCCTGTAATAAGTTTTCATTCATTATCATAAAGCATGTTCCCCTTTGCTGTTTAACATTAAGTCAATGAAATGAAATATTCAAACAATCCACTTGAATGCTATTATTTTTTATAGTTCACTCCACTTTCTTGATACATTCCACAAGATTTCACCTTTATTGTTGATTGACAATAATCACAATTAGCCTGCATAAACAAAACAAGACATTACCATATTGTACCATAATTTAAATGCAAAAACTATTAGTTTAAAGAAAAAGGCTAGACATTCCTATGGCACGAATGTCTAGCCTTTTATTACTAATATTCCTCTACTATTTTCGTGCTACCGATATCTTTAAAATCTATGAAAGGATTAGGAACATCTAATCTAATACTCTCACTATATTGTACTTCCACTCGATCACCTATTGATAATGTTTCAGGGACATCCACCAAAGGGAACCACGTACCATTAGTATGTTTCCGAACAATTTCATCCGCGGATAATTTACCAATATCAGTTGAATCTACGCCCGATACAACTAAAAACTCATGTTCCTTTATAGCTACGACCGTCCCTTTCCTTGTATGAAGCAATTGACTTTCCTTCGCAGGAATCTTATATTTTTCACGTAAAGAGGCTACTTCCTTACTATAATGCTGTTCAAAATAGTTTTTAGCATCTCTCTCTACGTACCAATTTAGTATCTGGTCATCTACATCCGGATATTCATTTTGAGCATGCTCCCACAATAACTTGAGCATTGCAAATTTATAGGCGATTGGCCTAGCATAACGTTCGATAAACTCTTCTTTTGTAAGATGAAGCATTTGTAAACGTTCTTCTAATGTTGGATTTATTTCAGCGCTAAGTCCTTCCATCAATATTTTTAGATTTTTATCAATTTCTTCTTGTGTAGGCACTAACCCCTTTGATTGTGCATAAGCAAAGGAAGATTCTAGAGATAAAAAACTATTAAAACTTGATGGATACAAGCGATCCTTACCATTTACGAGGGAATCCCTTTGCAAATGTAATTCTAGAATTTTTTCATCTAAAACAGTTGGTATACTTGCTGTTTGCTCCTGATTTTCGCTGAATTGAGTATACAGAAATAGTCCAATACAAACTGTCAATATTATAGACATTACACTATATTGCCAACGCCAAGACCTTTTTTTCATCTCACGCTGTTCCAAATGCTGTACAACATTGGTCATAACACGCTTTTTGCTTTCGCTTAAATCATTTAATACCCTCACATCGACTTTACTCATGCAGCAGGACCTCCCATTCAATATGCTGTAGCTTTGGCTTTAATAACTCTCGTCCACGACGTAACCTTGTTTTCACCGTACTCTCCGGAATACTTAAAAGCTCTGC
Proteins encoded in this region:
- a CDS encoding DUF3221 domain-containing protein, yielding MSKVDVRVLNDLSESKKRVMTNVVQHLEQREMKKRSWRWQYSVMSIILTVCIGLFLYTQFSENQEQTASIPTVLDEKILELHLQRDSLVNGKDRLYPSSFNSFLSLESSFAYAQSKGLVPTQEEIDKNLKILMEGLSAEINPTLEERLQMLHLTKEEFIERYARPIAYKFAMLKLLWEHAQNEYPDVDDQILNWYVERDAKNYFEQHYSKEVASLREKYKIPAKESQLLHTRKGTVVAIKEHEFLVVSGVDSTDIGKLSADEIVRKHTNGTWFPLVDVPETLSIGDRVEVQYSESIRLDVPNPFIDFKDIGSTKIVEEY
- a CDS encoding putative protein N(5)-glutamine methyltransferase; this encodes MDNKTEKCIINRLQSAGCVFAEDEARLLISEARTPEDLKKMVEMRADGLPLEYVVGYAEFCGLRIEVDRGVFVPRQRTEFLVHQAETLSCFGDIVVDLCCGSGAVGVALAAALGRVELYSVDIDPVAVRCASRNVTDFGGHVFEGDLYKALPHALKGHVNTLVANVPYVPTEAIKLLPQEARLHEPKMALDGGEDGLDIQRRVAKEAFLWLAPGGHLLIETSEMQATQTLEIFVGAGLTTKVVRDEELDATVVIGSNSGF
- a CDS encoding LysE/ArgO family amino acid transporter, translated to MEAFLHGMILAFGLILPLGVQNVFVFSQGATQPNLVRALPASITAAICDTLLIVLAVFGLSLIVLQFEWLRITLMTVGILFLLYMGYTIWRSNPATADKNEALPVKKQILFALSVSLLNPHAILDTIGVIGTSALKYSGTEQMLFTAACVLISWLWFFGLIIAGASLKKLDSSGKLMNIFNKCSAVFIWATAIYLLTGIM
- a CDS encoding DUF2785 domain-containing protein, with amino-acid sequence MIMNENLLQEDNLREILLALESVETIWEQENQRQLILSMLLHIGSLDSELRDDLIYSTFYELILEKNLLEHSLLAELLDYSLNNLLFKGITESESDLVFTRTFTSLLIALILHRDHEDDFLSERKINDCKDQLLAYLSAETDVRGYVPGKGWAHSVAHMADAIDKLVKNSKLNKDSYIEIVSALWNAILQENYAFIHNEDERILVPIFTMLEQGLEEHEIIKLLQQLPATLKVKKEQLDVHHHRILLFNCKSFLKSFYIKTNGKSKFAALHKSIEACLDEL
- the ileS gene encoding isoleucine--tRNA ligase, with translation MQVEEKKETTVEREIRIRQLWKQEGTFQASVVNRSSNKPFVFYEGPPTANGLPHVGHAFGRTIKDVVARYKTMQGYLVERKAGWDTHGLPVELGVEKKLGISGKQEIEKYGVEQFIQECKGSVFTYEKKWRSFTEQLGYWIDMDDPYLTLSNDYIESVWNILSHVHKEKLLYKGHRVSPYCPSCQTPLSSHEVAQGYKDVKDLSVTAMFKLKDKDEYFLGWTTTPWTLPANVALAMNPKLMYVRVKQHNKVYILAKSLVNKVFADSVEVLSEHEGHEFEGVSYIPPFSYVTVSKGHVVVLADYVTEHSGTGIVHIAPAYGEDDYKTVQQNGLSFVNVVDLKGCYTEDVPELVGKFVKDCDVDIIKILAKDELLFDKEKYEHSYPHCWRCDLPLLYYATDSWFINMSTLKDKLLQNNEQVTWYPDHIKHGRFGNFLENLVDWNISRNRYWGTPLNVWVCKDCGHEEAPNSIAALKVLSKSTLQDIELHKPYIDEVVCTCPNCKGDMERTPEVIDVWFDSGSMPFAQHHYPFGNLDTFNNQFPADVVIEGIDQTRGFFYSLLAVSTLFTGKAPYKNVLSLGHVLDEHGQKMSKSKGNALEPVELIEQYGADALRWAFLVDSSPWNPKRFSKKNVMDAKSKLVDTLDNTFKFYQLYAEIDGFQYDADKTGTRTKLDHWILSRLHHTIQLVTKSMNDYQFTQATREIGKLVEELSNWYIRRSRARFWANGLSEDKRGAFSTLYELLMTICQLLAPFTPFIAEDLYRQLCGKSVHLQNYPTYNEALVNTKLEKEMADILTIVELGRSIRNSQGIKVKQPLSEIIVSVDGELTDYQPYSELVKDELNIKECVWTNDFSAYETVQYKLNFKTAGAAFGPKVNSVKDYVVNLNDEEKNELQRTGAIELTIDGEQVTLLKAHVLTESIVKDHYILAEDASCRVLLNVQLTTSLLEEGQIRELIRTIQDTRKKMKLPVEQYISISIAGSAKATTIIQQHEALLKANVLLHDIHYVNDDHGERYIETEVFNEKMTVYFKL
- a CDS encoding PLP-dependent aminotransferase family protein; protein product: MNWQPIRQSEMSLQQQIVAWITEHIERGDWVAGTKLPTQRQLAMQFGVNRSTVQQALEELKAAGILESKVGSGIYVAHNSWHSLITQTQPNWQSYIDTSFHKPNYHTIQLINEYEQRDDVIRLGTGELAPSLLPTAEIEASLKELTLQPKALGYSSPQGSDRLREAICEYVKKRGIHAKPQNVCIVSGALQALQLIAVGLLEQGSIVFQEQTSYLNSVHPFQSVGMQMLSIDRDEQLAQTLAQRKRKRQAVFYAVPTLNNPTGGVWTELEKKQLYEACKQSRIPIIEDDVYHELLFEATTPPIKSMDDSGQVLYIGSVSKTLSPGLRIGWLIGPTTVIERLADIKMQTDYGSSAISQEIVLHWLQSGKYEKHIKSLRKELLRRANFVEGILHERFTEIASWSQPKGGFYIWLKFHEPIVDKELFTQLLQRQVLINPGYIYDPQDTQHIRLSYAYATDEELEVGMQILYECVLKRL